The Bradysia coprophila strain Holo2 chromosome IV, BU_Bcop_v1, whole genome shotgun sequence genome includes a region encoding these proteins:
- the LOC119066315 gene encoding uncharacterized protein LOC119066315 — MLYPEHGMKISLLKLLISLTIIIGTILYTVDISMINLPNYIGLKFTRNNWNWEIERKQQEHEWDSSYFVNTIGCKMPSFPVYGDHIDKFQHKFKSPVECSIPMTRSNNNFLWISLNETELDIYYDVKDVNDIKCSYTPMYRQTDDTSFLDKTKTRGFGFGETVRINYEFVRVICKNSVTDAIIYKDHHFFVPVPSTNAAKDSKYKPNVMVLGIDSMSRLNFHRQMNKSVSVMLNDLRAIEFFGYNKLEDNTYPNLVPVLTGLDKDEIIDACVPYDNTTFDRCHFIWDKFKTQNYSTLFAEDTGWLGLFNYFRGGFSRQPTDFYLRPIVMEMERSKESKRVVNTYYCLGYRNSFDLFVEYITKFIQSIGSKAYFSFFWSSSYSHDDLLSPQLIDDSFSEFLSSLPAQTIDNTFLFIMSDHGLRFGSFRNTYQGMMEERQPALFIVPPKSFPLRFPNAVKNLLKNRRQLTTHFDLYETLRDLSNLDVITNESIQKRSHELLETDPMPRGISLFLPIPASRSCSLAEISPHWCTCHEVQELSTTDSRVLKSARLIVQHLNKIVKRFPQCQPLSLNSISNANVFSSSSDIKGFEKDENKFEDISVRLQTKPGFAEFEATVRVFNHGSANITGTISRVNLYGKQSQCVDDYEVKLYCYCNSFM, encoded by the exons ATGTTGTATCCCGAACATGGCATGAAAATATCGTTGCTCAAACTTCTTATCAGTCTAACAATTATAATCGGCACAATACTCTACACCGTTGATATATCTATGATAAATTTACCCAATTACATCGGTTTGAAGTTCACCCGAAATAACTGGAATTGGGAAATCGAACGCAAGCAACAGGAACACGAATGGGACTCGTCCTACTTTGTGAACACAATAGGCTGCAAGATGCCCAGCTTTCCAGTGTATGGTGATCACATCGACAagtttcagcataaatttaaaTCGCCCGTTGAATGTTCGATTCCGATGACGAGGAGCAATAATAACTTTCTCTGGATATCATTGAATGAAACCGAACTGGACATTTACTACGATGTGAAAGATGTAAATGATATCAAATGTTCGTACACTCCGATGTACCGCCAGACCGATGATACAAGTTTTCTGGATAAAACCAAAACGAGAGGTTTTGGTTTCGGTGAAACAGTTAGAATTAATTACGAATTTGTTAGAGTGATTTGCAAAAATTCCGTCACTGATGCAATAATTTACAAGGATCATCATTTTTTCGTACCTGTGCCAAGTACAAACGCTGCCAAAGACTCAAAATACAAGCCGAATGTTATGGTACTTGGAATAGACAGTATGTCCCGTTTAAACTTTCATCGGCAAATGAATAAATCCGTTTCTGTGATGTTAAACGACTTGAGAGCAATTGAGTTTTTTGGCTACAATAAATTAGAAGACAATACCTACCCGAACTTAGTGCCAG TTCTTACCGGTTTAGATAAGGACGAAATTATTGACGCTTGCGTTCCCTACGATAACACTACGTTCGATCGGTGCCACTTCATTTGGGACAAATTCAAAACACAAAACTACTCCACATTGTTTGCCGAAGACACGGGATGGCTGGGATTGTTCAACTATTTTCGTGGTGGATTTTCCAGACAACCAACCGATTTCTATTTACGGCCGATTGTAATGGAAATGGAACGAAGCAAAGAGTCGAAACGAGTGGTCAATACCTACTATTGCTTGGGATACAGAAATTCGTTTGACTTGTTCGTTGAATATATCACCAAATTTATACAATCCATTGGATCGAAGGCGTATTTCTCGTTCTTTTGGTCATCAAGCTATAGTCATGATGATTTGCTGAGTCCGCAGTTGATTGACGATAGTTTTTCAG aatttctgTCCAGCTTACCCGCACAAACCATAGACAACACATTCCTCTTCATAATGAGCGATCACGGTTTACGATTCGGTTCGTTTCGCAATACTTACCAGGGTATGATGGAAGAAAGGCAACCAGCCCTATTCATCGTCCCACCAAAATCGTTTCCGCTCAGATTTCCAAATGCTGTCAAGAATTTGCTCAAGAATCGACGACAATTAACTACGCATTTCGATTTGTACGAAACACTTCGTGATCTATCAAACCTAGACGTAATTACCAATGAGTCCATACAAAAACGATCACATGAATTACTGGAAACGGACCCAATGCCCCGAGGCATCAGCTTATTTTTACCAATACCAGCGTCGAGATCGTGCAGCTTAGCTGAAATATCACCACATTGGTGTACATGCCATGAGGTACAAGAATTATCAACAACGGATAGCAGAGTCCTTAAATCGGCCCGTCTAATCGTTCAACATCTAAATAAAATCGTCAAAAGGTTCCCCCAATGTCAGCCGCTATCATTAAATTCCATTTCGAATGCGAATGTCTTTTCATCGAGCTCGGACATTAAGGGTTTCGAAAaggatgaaaataaattcg
- the LOC119066317 gene encoding WD repeat-containing protein 26 homolog, with translation MQEQGNSNDVNASSAAVSETNGHSQNGDANVQNGVNTTVANNAQVHLDKTNQDIVRLICQYLKVVGLERSSELLMQESGCNLEHPYATKFRQHVMAGDWTKADHYLQELQPMVEGKQSSIEMKFLLLEQKYLEYLEDSRPLDALHVLRNELTPLQHNTPRVHQLSSYMMCANSEDLYRRAHWEGKGNVSRTRLMDRLQTYLPATVMLPPRRLRTLLKQAVELQAEKCPCHDMAWETHIDNVCLLTDHNCSQDGFPLQSLQILTEHCDEVWYCKFSPDGLKLATGSKDTTVHIYDVDPQKLTVKPRRALEGHTYGVSFVAWSPDSKHLLVCGTEESPDLFIWNIDEEKVVVKMSNSPDDSLACAAFNKDGSRFVAGGQKGQFYVCDLSGTIHDSWDGVRVNALAYRSDNKSVLAADTLYRIREYSFETRTEQNLVQEEHPIQSFTVNSADRLALINVKTQGVHMWDLQDKCLVRKFQGVTQSLLTIHSCFGGVNESFIASGSEDCKVYIWQIRREEPLAKLVGHTKPVNCVSWNPVYPAILASASDDATVRIWGPRSLQSNQSESDECSSCSSSSSWNMTT, from the exons ATGCAAGAACAAGGGAACTCAAACG ACGTCAATGCTTCTAGTGCAGCAGTTTCTGAAACAAATGGCCATTCTCAAAATGGGGATGCAAATGTACAAAATGGGGTCAACACCACAGTTGCAAACAATGCACAAGTTCATTTGGACAAAACCAATCAAGATATTGTTCGCTTAATTTGTCAATATTTGAAAGTGGTCGGACTTGA ACGCAGCTCAGAGCTCTTGATGCAAGAATCTGGCTGTAATTTAGAGCATCCGTACGCCACGAAATTCCGGCAACATGTTATGGCTGGCGATTGGACTAAGGCCGACCATTATCTCCAAGAGCTTCAACCGATGGTTGAAGGAAAGCAATCAAGCATC GAAATGAAATTCTTACTTTTGgagcaaaaatatttggaatacTTGGAAGATAGTCGACCATTAGACGCTTTGCATGTTCTAAGAAATGAGTTGACCCCACTGCAACACAACACACCGCGGGTCCATCAACTTTCTTCGTATATGATGTGCGCTAACAGTGAGGATCTGTATCGACGAGCTCATTG GGAAGGCAAAGGCAACGTATCTCGGACACGTTTAATGGATCGTCTTCAAACATATCTGCCAGCAACTGTAATGCTTCCACCCCGTCGTTTACGCACATTGCTCAAACAAGCCGTCGAATTGCAAGCTGAAAAATGTCCGTGCCATGATATGGCATGGGAAACGCATATCGACAATGTATGCCTTTTGACCGATCACAACTGTTCGCAGGATGGG TTTCCACTTCAATCGCTTCAAATACTCACCGAACATTGTGACGAAGTATGGTACTGTAAATTCTCACCCGATGGCCTTAAATTAGCTACAGGCTCAAAAGACACAACTGTACATATATATGACGTTGACCCACAAAAATTGACCGTTAAACCACGTCGGGCATTGGAGGGCCATACGTACGGCGTTTCATTCGTTGCATGGAGTCCAGATTCCAAGCATTTGTTAGTTTGCGGCACAGAAGAGAGTCCAGACTTATTCATCTGGAATATAGACGAGGAAAAGGTGGTCGTGAAAATGTCCAATTCTCCAGACGACAGTTTAGCGTGTGCTGCATTCAACAAAGATGGCAGCAGATTCGTGGCTGGTGGACAGAAGGgacaattttatgtttgcGATTTATCCGGTACAATACATGACAGCTGGGACGGAGTTCGGGTGAATGCATTAGCTTACCGTAGTGATAACAAAAGTGTGCTAGCTGCCGATACCCTCTATCGAATTCGCGAATATTCGTTCGAAACTCGGACCGAACAAAATCT TGTTCAGGAAGAACATCCCATCCAATCGTTTACAGTTAACTCAGCTGATCGGCTAGCGCTGATTAATGTCAAAACGCAAGGAGTGCACATGTGGGATTTGCAAGATAAATGTTTGGTGCGCAAATTTCAAGGTGTCACACAGTCTCTTCTAACGATACACTCCTGTTTCGGTGGCgtcaacgaaagttttattgCAAGTGGTAGCGAGGACTGTAAG GTTTACATCTGGCAAATTAGACGTGAAGAGCCATTAGCTAAATTAGTAGGTCATACCAAGCCCGTGAACTGTGTATCCTGGAATCCAGTGTATCCAGCGATACTGGCATCGGCATCGGATGACGCAACCGTTCGAATCTGGGGTCCCCGATCGCTGCAATCAAATCAATCGGAAAGTGATGAATGTTCTTCATGCTCATCATCGTCATCGTGGAATATGACAACGTAA
- the LOC119066318 gene encoding cell division control protein 1 isoform X1, which produces MRIRAYSRYFRQNPLATLLIFGSLIVVLLNECIIYHLKYSQWNKLYCHSDECTRILLVADPQILGETFDRNVYNGLAVQDSDRFLRKTFRLALRHTDPHVIVFMGDLMDEGSVAKPDEFQRYVDRFKDVFYVPSEEITLMHISGDNDVGGETADDSVTVDKVKRFREAFDEQGYVDVKNRLRLFNINQFTHYYPNVTKKDTPAAYYRVVVTHLSLLSFPGLTTEKVNRDIQPNVIFSAHQHSSRIITYPPIRIRNFNQDSSPISFDLPVVSGNNHLEIMVPTCSYRMGSPEMGYGYGIIENNRLQYTVLWLPNRFTYLYVYLAWISICILVSVIYLIGRKCKRHSRTKLNIHHIS; this is translated from the exons ATGAGAATTAGAGCTTATTCAAGATACTTCAG acAAAATCCACTTGCAACACTACTTATCTTTGGAAGTCTAATCGTTGTGTTGTTGAACGAATGTATTATTTACCACCTGAAGTACTCCCAATGGAATAAGTTATACTGTCATTCTGACGAATGTACACGTATCCTTCTAGTAGCCGATCCGCAAATTTTGGGAGAAACATTCGACAGAAACGTTTACAATGGGTTGGCTGTACAAGATAGTGATAGGTTTCTCAg GAAAACATTTCGGCTCGCCTTGAGACACACAGATCCTCACGTTATAGTATTCATGGGCGATCTTATGGACGAAGGTAGTGTTGCCAAACCGGACGAATTTCAGCGTTATGTTGATAGATTTAAGGATGTTTTTTACGTGCCAAGTGAAGAGATTACG TTGATGCACATATCAGGCGACAATGACGTTGGTGGTGAAACTGCCGACGATTCTGTGACGGTGGATAAAGTGAAACGGTTTCGGGAAGCTTTCGACGAACAGGGATACGTAGATGTTAAGAATCGCTTACGACTATTCAACATCAATCAATTCACGCATTACTATCCAAATGTGACCAAAAAGGATACACCCGCCGCTTATTACAGGGTCGTTGTGACGCATCTTTCATTGCTTTCATTCCCGGGACTAACTACAGAGAAG GTCAATCGCGACATCCAACCGAATGTAATTTTCTCCGCTCATCAACACTCGTCCAGAATTATAACCTATCCACCGATTCGCATTAGGAATTTCAATCAAGACTCGTCGCCGATTTCATTTGACTTGCCGGTGGTGAGTGGAAACAATCATCTGGAAATAATGGTTCCCACCTGCTCGTATCGCATGGGTTCGCCGGAAATGGGATACGGatatggtattattg AAAATAATCGACTTCAATACACTGTCTTGTGGCTACCGAATCGGTTTACATATCTCTACGTATATCTGGCCTGGATAAGTATTTGTATTTTAGTTTCGGTCATTTACTTGATTGGACGAAAGTGCAAACGACACAGTCGTacgaaattaaatattcatcACATTTCATAA
- the LOC119066318 gene encoding cell division control protein 1 isoform X2, whose amino-acid sequence MRIRAYSRYFRQNPLATLLIFGSLIVVLLNECIIYHLKYSQWNKLYCHSDECTRILLVADPQILGETFDRNVYNGLAVQDSDRFLRKTFRLALRHTDPHVIVFMGDLMDEGSVAKPDEFQRYVDRFKDVFYVPSEEITLMHISGDNDVGGETADDSVTVDKVKRFREAFDEQGYVDVKNRLRLFNINQFTHYYPNVTKKDTPAAYYRVVVTHLSLLSFPGLTTEKVNRDIQPNVIFSAHQHSSRIITYPPIRIRNFNQDSSPISFDLPVVSGNNHLEIMVPTCSYRMGSPEMGYGYGIIVLT is encoded by the exons ATGAGAATTAGAGCTTATTCAAGATACTTCAG acAAAATCCACTTGCAACACTACTTATCTTTGGAAGTCTAATCGTTGTGTTGTTGAACGAATGTATTATTTACCACCTGAAGTACTCCCAATGGAATAAGTTATACTGTCATTCTGACGAATGTACACGTATCCTTCTAGTAGCCGATCCGCAAATTTTGGGAGAAACATTCGACAGAAACGTTTACAATGGGTTGGCTGTACAAGATAGTGATAGGTTTCTCAg GAAAACATTTCGGCTCGCCTTGAGACACACAGATCCTCACGTTATAGTATTCATGGGCGATCTTATGGACGAAGGTAGTGTTGCCAAACCGGACGAATTTCAGCGTTATGTTGATAGATTTAAGGATGTTTTTTACGTGCCAAGTGAAGAGATTACG TTGATGCACATATCAGGCGACAATGACGTTGGTGGTGAAACTGCCGACGATTCTGTGACGGTGGATAAAGTGAAACGGTTTCGGGAAGCTTTCGACGAACAGGGATACGTAGATGTTAAGAATCGCTTACGACTATTCAACATCAATCAATTCACGCATTACTATCCAAATGTGACCAAAAAGGATACACCCGCCGCTTATTACAGGGTCGTTGTGACGCATCTTTCATTGCTTTCATTCCCGGGACTAACTACAGAGAAG GTCAATCGCGACATCCAACCGAATGTAATTTTCTCCGCTCATCAACACTCGTCCAGAATTATAACCTATCCACCGATTCGCATTAGGAATTTCAATCAAGACTCGTCGCCGATTTCATTTGACTTGCCGGTGGTGAGTGGAAACAATCATCTGGAAATAATGGTTCCCACCTGCTCGTATCGCATGGGTTCGCCGGAAATGGGATACGGatatggtattattg TTCTGACGTAA
- the LOC119066319 gene encoding uncharacterized protein LOC119066319, which translates to MMDERLIGEVQKHAIIYNRQKSNMINGDKSASKEMAWAKIAMTLGTDADSCKKRWKYLRERYVQQKKVGDSPSYEHLSRPYLEKMKFLDHFIQPRKSYRNVVHLLASPSNSQNSMNETSDMERSLQMSLQNFHNESSVDHLSHMQNNSTDEAYRQFYQRLHVREPEKLDDLRHIPTPAPDLIKTELIHNNMPSSSSSLVSQPSPLPPHSGHGEMLDDADSQKRRRTSIIDQAQHHHQQSDNDEQSSADVNSELDLQRSPSFPNDFLYPFYQHAQRQIRNSEQLLGELVTSELLKMSKERKRVAQKKILEILFFDD; encoded by the exons ATGATGGACGAACGTTTAATTGGTGAAGTGCAAAAGCACGCGATAATTTATAACAGACAAAAAAGCAACATGATCAATGGGGATAAAAGTGCTTCCAAAGAAATGGCATGGGCTAAAATAGCAATGACCTTGGGAACAGATG CTGATTCTTGTAAGAAACGTTGGAAATATCTACGAGAGCGCTATGTACAACAGAAAAAGGTCGGCGATTCACCTAGTTACGAGCATTTATCTCGTCCGTATctggaaaaaatgaaatttctcgatCATTTCATCCAACCACGTAAATCCTACAGAAATGTTGTGCATCTACTTGCATCACCGTCAAATTCCCAAAACAGTATGAACGAAACCTCAGACATGGAGCGGTCCCTACAAATGTCGCTGCAAAATTTCCACAACGAGTCGTCCGTGGACCATTTGAGCCATATGCAAAATAACAGCACCGACGAAGCATACCGACAATTCTACCAACGTTTACATGTCCGGGAACCGGAAAAGCTGGACGATTTGCGTCACATACCCACTCCAGCACCAGATTTAATCAAAACCGAGCTTATACATAACAATATGccatcgtcgtcgtcgtcacTCGTATCACAACCATCTCCACTCCCACCGCACAGTGGTCATGGCGAAATGCTAGACGATGCGGATAGTCAAAAACGACGCCGAACCAGTATTATCGATCAAGCCCAACACCACCATCAGCAATCGGACAATGACGAACAGAGCAGCGCCGATGTCAATTCCGAATTGGATTTACAGCGATCGCCATCATTTCCGAATGATTTTTTGTATCCATTTTATCAGCACGCACAACGACAGATCCGAAACTCCGAACAGTTATTGGGCGAATTAGTTACGTCAGAACTGCTTAAAATGAGCAAAGAACGGAAGAGAGTGgcgcaaaagaaaattttggaaatattgtttttcgatgattGA